The segment TTGCGATAGTCATGCCATAAATAATTTACTTCTAAATTAAATGATTTGAGCCCACCACAGCATCACTTTTAAGAAATTTTGCGAACCTTTTCGCATTCGGCGAATTTCGCCGGAATCCGGGTGCTGAGGCGATAAACCTCGCCGGGATTGTCCTAAGATTTTTGGAGGTGCGTGCGGACGCGACCCTCAGAGCCCGCTATGAAGGGACTTCAAGCGAACTAGTCGGCCAAACAGGGCGGCCGTCAGGCAGCAAGGCATCCGCAGCGATGATGTACGCCTCTCATTTCAAAAACTCACCATGGACTAAGTTTTAGGGCGTCAGAACTGCTTTGCCGAGGAAGCGGCGCTCCATCAAGCCGGCCGCGATCTCTGCGATCCGCGTCCACGGCGCCGTTACCTCTACGGGCGGAGACAATTTGCCTTCGGCCGTTAACGCCAACAAACGTTCCAGTCCGGCAGAAGGCGTTTCGTGTTGGAACTCATTACGCAGGGCGAGGCCATATAGAGTGGTGGCGCCGGTCCGATAAAATGTTGCCGCGTCAAACGTGACCTCTGTCGCCTGGGAAACACCGAACAATACGCAGGTCCCGCCCGGCGCCAGCATCCCAAGTGCAGCGCCGAGTGACGGGCCTCCGACCGATTCCAAGATCAGATGGAAGGGGCCCATCGGCTTCGCCGCGGACAAATCCGGTCCAACCGCAACCCGTTCGGCCCCCATTTTTCTCACGAACGTTTCTTGTCGACCGTCGCGTATCGCGGCTACAACCTCCGCACCCAGATGGCGAGCAAGCTGACAAGCGAGGCTGCCGACGCCCCCACTTGCGCCATTGACCAGCACTCGTTTGCCACGAAGCTGTCCGCCCTTTCTCAGCGCGTGCCAGGCCGTTAGACCCGCGACCGGCAAAGTCGCCGCCTGCTCAAAGCTGACGCCTGGCGGAAGCGCCGCGAGCATGATGTTCGGCACCGCGCTGAACTCAGCCCAGCCGGCGCCGGAATCGAGCGCGACGACTCGGGTGGCGGCCGGCGGCGACCCGCCATCAGTCGCGGCACGCTCGATGGTGCCGGCGATGTCCCATCCGAGACGGGTGCCGTCACTCGGCGCGGCGAGGGCGTTGCGCACTTCGCCGCGATTGAGCGAGAAGGCCGCCACTCGGATCAAAGGAACGCCCGGTCCAGGCTCCGGGCGCGGGACTGTTCGCAGCACAAACTTCCCATTCGCCGAAGGATCGAGCACGACCGCGCGCATCACTGACGTTTCAGAAACATTCGCAGCCATGGCTTCTCTCCGTGTCGTTACTGGGATGGGCGTTCAAAGCGATATCCATCAACTGTTCACTGAACAGTTAACTGCGATTATTTAGCCGGAATGGATTGGCGATGCAAGCCTTCGAGCAGCGCGCTCACCATCGTAGCGACCAGGGCGCGGTTTTCAGAGATCAGGTATCCTGGGCGCGCGATCATTAGCGACACGAGACCGTGCGCGGCGGCCCACACAGCCTGCGTGACTAACGTAGCGTCGCGCTGGCGCAAACGTCCGGTTTCGATCATCCGTGCGATCTGTTCGCGGAACAGCAGGAACAGTTGCACGCCGATTCCCTGCCGCTCAAAGGCCCCTGCGAGGTCTTTGCGTCGCACGAACTTCGGCGCCGACCGCCCGACCATAAAGGTGATCAGGTACTCGTCGGGATGCTCGACGCCGAATTGCACGTAAGCCTCAATCAGACGCCGAAGAAGGTCAGGTGAATCGTCGCGCTTCGCGGCGATCTCGCGAAAACGTTCCACCAGACCGGCAAAGGTGGCGCGGCAGACCGCCTCGAGCAGTTCGTCCTTGCTCTTGAAATAAACGTACAGTCCGGTCTGGGAGAGGCCCACCCGTTCGGCGAGCTTCCGCGTGGTGAAATTCTCGTAGCCATGTTTCAGAAAGAGCCGTTTCGCGGCCGCGATTATCTCGTGGTGCCGTTCGTGGCCCATCCCTCTTGGTTTACGGGTGCGCCTGGAACGGCCCATCGCTTTTTGGAGAGCAGGCTTCAGCGTGACAGCATGCTTCATGACGTTTCAAATGAATCATTCTCCGAGCGCGAAAACCATAGCGTCGGGCGTCTGCTGCAGCCAGGATGCTGGCCTTGCTTGACTCGTGTCTGGCGATCACATAGATACTCATCGAACACTGTTCGCTGAACATATATGGGCCCGAAAGCCTTCATGCACATTCTGCTAAACGACCCGGCTTCATCACGCTTCTCCGGTCGCAAGCCTCGACCAGACTCGGAGCTCTTACGGCAAATTGCTTGGTTGCTCGTAGTCCAGAAGAAGCAGCGATCGAAACTCGGTCGATTTCTGCGGCCATCCACCAAGCCAGGAGAGTTAGATCATGAAAGGTCTAGAGGCAGCGCTCATTAGCGCCATGCTCGTGGTCGCGATCGGCCCAACAGCGCGGTGCGCCTCATCACCGATCGAGGTGAACGCATTCGCCGACGCAAGCTACATCTACATCGCGACCATCCGCAAGGACGGCAGCCAAAGCCGCGCGGTGCCGGTATGGTTCGTGACGACCCCCCAGGGTCAGATTCTCATCGATACCAACACTGACAGCTGGAAGGCGAGGCGGGTCCGCCGAGGCAGTCCGGTAATCGTCTGGATGGGGTCTCGAACAGGGCCGGCCTTTATCGGTAAGGCTGAATTCGAGACAGAGAGCTCGGTGCAGGATCAGATGATCGAGCGGATTCCGCGGAAATACCTTCTCGCCAGGCTTGGCTTGTTTGGCCCCAAGCGCGCAAACTTTGACTCGGGCAAGATCGTGACGATTCGAATTACACCCGAACGCGGTCTACCTGCTGGATTCAAATCACAACCCGGCGCTCCTGCGCCGGCCGTGCTGTGAGCGTTTACAAAACGAGAGGAGTCTACTGGTACGAACATACTTTCGCAGTCTTGCGAATACGTGAGAGTGCAAGGCCAAAGGAGACCGCAGTTCAAAATCGCGGCGGACCCTGAGTCGGAAGCGGCACAGAACGCGCTCCTCAATTAATTGGAAAGTGCTTGTGGTAGTTGTTCGTGGGGCGATGAGCTCGCAATGCGCCTTGGTTCCGGTTACAAGGTGAAGAAGCGCTTAGCCGGGCGCGAAGGTGTTCAGATGCCGCTCAAGCTCAAGCAGACCGTCAAGCAGATGCTGGCCGAGGCCAACACAGAAATCGAAACTATCAGCGCCGAGGATGCGATTAAACTTAAGGACGATCCCAGCATCGTGTTCGTTGACATCCGCGATATTCGTGAGCTCTCCCGCGACGGGCGGATCCCGAGTGCGGTGCACGCGCCGCGCGGGATGCTCGAATTCTGGGTCGATCCGGAAAGTCC is part of the Candidatus Binataceae bacterium genome and harbors:
- a CDS encoding zinc-binding dehydrogenase; this translates as MAANVSETSVMRAVVLDPSANGKFVLRTVPRPEPGPGVPLIRVAAFSLNRGEVRNALAAPSDGTRLGWDIAGTIERAATDGGSPPAATRVVALDSGAGWAEFSAVPNIMLAALPPGVSFEQAATLPVAGLTAWHALRKGGQLRGKRVLVNGASGGVGSLACQLARHLGAEVVAAIRDGRQETFVRKMGAERVAVGPDLSAAKPMGPFHLILESVGGPSLGAALGMLAPGGTCVLFGVSQATEVTFDAATFYRTGATTLYGLALRNEFQHETPSAGLERLLALTAEGKLSPPVEVTAPWTRIAEIAAGLMERRFLGKAVLTP
- a CDS encoding TetR/AcrR family transcriptional regulator — protein: MGHERHHEIIAAAKRLFLKHGYENFTTRKLAERVGLSQTGLYVYFKSKDELLEAVCRATFAGLVERFREIAAKRDDSPDLLRRLIEAYVQFGVEHPDEYLITFMVGRSAPKFVRRKDLAGAFERQGIGVQLFLLFREQIARMIETGRLRQRDATLVTQAVWAAAHGLVSLMIARPGYLISENRALVATMVSALLEGLHRQSIPAK
- a CDS encoding pyridoxamine 5'-phosphate oxidase family protein — translated: MKGLEAALISAMLVVAIGPTARCASSPIEVNAFADASYIYIATIRKDGSQSRAVPVWFVTTPQGQILIDTNTDSWKARRVRRGSPVIVWMGSRTGPAFIGKAEFETESSVQDQMIERIPRKYLLARLGLFGPKRANFDSGKIVTIRITPERGLPAGFKSQPGAPAPAVL